The Nitrospirae bacterium CG2_30_53_67 genome has a segment encoding these proteins:
- a CDS encoding glycosyltransferase, which yields MNPSAAYLSVVVPVYNEEATLERLFGRLYPVLKNIGKPFEIIFVDDGSVDRSMDILRDFLNRCPGEVVIIEFNGNFGQHMAIMSAFEKCRGEIIITIDADLQNPPEEIPKLVKSIEAGFDAVGGYRKQRRDSLFRKIPSWAVNKITSRITGIELKDYGCMLRAYHRRIIENINKCHETTTFIPALAHSFASNPTEVEVGHEERLTGESKYTLYKLIRLNFDLMTGFSVVPLQIFTFLGFIIAMLSVAFGIFLAVRRIIVGPEAEGLFTLFDILFFLIGILMFSVGIMGEYVGRIYQEVRRRPRFVIRKIYGYGK from the coding sequence ATGAATCCGTCCGCCGCCTACCTATCCGTGGTGGTTCCGGTCTACAACGAGGAAGCCACCTTGGAGAGGCTCTTCGGGCGCCTCTATCCGGTTCTTAAAAACATAGGGAAGCCCTTTGAGATCATCTTTGTGGACGACGGCAGTGTGGACCGATCCATGGACATTCTGAGGGATTTTCTGAACCGCTGCCCCGGGGAGGTGGTGATCATCGAGTTCAACGGGAACTTCGGCCAGCACATGGCGATCATGTCCGCCTTTGAGAAATGCCGCGGGGAGATCATCATCACCATAGACGCAGACCTGCAGAACCCTCCGGAAGAGATCCCGAAACTGGTCAAGAGCATCGAGGCCGGTTTCGACGCCGTGGGAGGATACCGGAAGCAGCGCCGGGATTCCCTTTTCAGAAAGATTCCTTCCTGGGCCGTCAACAAGATCACGAGCCGGATCACCGGCATCGAGCTCAAGGATTACGGCTGCATGCTCCGGGCCTATCACAGGCGGATCATCGAGAACATCAACAAGTGTCATGAGACGACCACCTTCATCCCGGCCCTGGCGCATTCCTTCGCCTCCAATCCCACGGAAGTCGAGGTGGGGCATGAGGAACGGCTTACCGGAGAATCCAAGTACACCCTCTACAAACTCATCCGCCTGAATTTTGATCTCATGACCGGATTCTCGGTTGTTCCGCTCCAGATATTCACCTTTCTCGGATTTATTATTGCCATGCTGAGCGTGGCCTTCGGCATCTTTCTGGCGGTCCGGAGAATCATCGTAGGCCCGGAGGCTGAAGGACTTTTCACCCTTTTCGACATCCTCTTTTTCCTGATCGGCATCCTGATGTTCAGCGTCGGGATCATGGGGGAATACGTGGGCCGGATCTACCAGGAGGTGCGGAGGAGACCGAGATTCGTCATACGGAAGATATATGGATATGGGAAATAG
- a CDS encoding UDP-4-amino-4,6-dideoxy-N-acetyl-beta-L-altrosamine transaminase: MTKNIEQSPPGRLTFLPFSLPSIGEEEIAEVSDSLRSGWITTGPKAHQFEKDFAEYVGSKYAVGLSSATAGLHLSMMALGIGPGDEVITTPMTFVATVNMIVANGATPVFADINPQTLQIDPEKIKEKVTGRTKAVIPVHFAGQPCDMDRIHEIAGAHHLKVIEDAAHAIGTEYRGKRIGAGSELTVFSFHPIKNMTTGEGGMVTTNHEDLAETIRMLKFHGISKDAWKRYDEKGTPHYDVLAPGFKYNLMDIQAALGIHQLRRIPTFNRRRKEMAERYHQAFADLDEIELPQEVSYPHLHAWHLYVILVRPEKLTLDRDGFMDALKMEKIGTGIHFIAVHLHDYYRKHFPYRRGDLPHAEYVSDRILSLPLYPAMTDKDQEDVIAAVRKVCRQHRRRT, translated from the coding sequence ATGACCAAAAATATAGAGCAATCGCCCCCCGGGCGGCTCACCTTTCTCCCCTTTTCCCTCCCATCCATCGGCGAAGAGGAGATTGCGGAGGTTTCCGACTCACTCCGATCCGGATGGATCACCACCGGGCCCAAGGCCCATCAATTCGAAAAGGACTTCGCCGAATACGTAGGCTCCAAATATGCCGTGGGGCTCTCTTCGGCCACAGCCGGACTGCATCTTTCCATGATGGCCCTGGGCATCGGTCCCGGGGACGAGGTGATAACGACGCCGATGACCTTCGTGGCCACCGTGAACATGATCGTAGCCAACGGGGCCACGCCGGTCTTTGCGGATATCAACCCGCAGACCCTGCAGATCGACCCCGAAAAAATAAAAGAGAAGGTCACCGGCAGGACCAAGGCCGTCATTCCTGTGCACTTCGCAGGGCAGCCTTGCGATATGGACCGGATCCACGAGATTGCCGGCGCTCACCATCTTAAGGTCATCGAGGATGCCGCGCATGCAATAGGGACGGAATACCGAGGGAAGCGGATCGGCGCCGGAAGCGAGCTCACGGTCTTCTCCTTTCACCCGATCAAGAATATGACCACCGGAGAGGGAGGGATGGTCACCACAAACCACGAAGACCTGGCCGAGACCATCCGCATGCTCAAGTTTCACGGCATATCCAAAGACGCCTGGAAACGCTACGATGAAAAGGGGACGCCGCATTACGACGTCCTGGCCCCCGGTTTCAAATACAACCTCATGGACATCCAGGCCGCATTGGGGATCCACCAGTTGAGAAGGATTCCGACATTCAACCGGAGGCGAAAGGAGATGGCGGAGCGATACCACCAGGCCTTCGCCGATCTGGATGAGATCGAACTGCCCCAGGAGGTCTCTTATCCTCACCTTCACGCCTGGCATCTCTATGTCATACTGGTGCGGCCTGAAAAACTGACCCTGGACCGTGACGGATTCATGGATGCGCTCAAGATGGAAAAGATCGGCACAGGGATTCATTTCATCGCGGTTCACCTTCACGACTATTATCGGAAACATTTTCCTTACCGCCGGGGAGACCTGCCGCACGCCGAGTATGTCTCGGACCGGATTCTCTCTTTGCCTCTTTATCCCGCGATGACGGATAAGGATCAGGAGGACGTGATCGCCGCCGTCAGGAAGGTCTGCCGGCAGCACAGGAGGAGGACATGA